One Tomitella gaofuii DNA segment encodes these proteins:
- a CDS encoding MCE family protein, which translates to MRGLTAPIIKLLIFGVVTILMTGVLAVSIANIGGGSGTQYYALFTDATSLNSGDDVRIGGVKVGQVTSIEVVDRDKAKVGFTVNRDGGLPADSVVSLKFRNLIGQRYVSVSQGDDPSAGKLEAGETIPVDQTHPALNLTQLFNGFRPLFQTLQPDDVNKLAFSIIQVFQGQGQTVGDLVATTSTLTNTIADKDAVIGKVIDNLNAVLDTVNEHAEGLDQMVVNTRNLVAGLAADRDAIGDAVSSLADLTDATTDLIEPARPSIQGLISGTNQLAAGLNAQEDDVDKVLQTLPKKYEALNRTAMYGSWFQFYLCGLDIVMGPGHSDNLDLSSVSNLPAVNQALYTNMAPRCHAGGDR; encoded by the coding sequence CTGCGCGGGCTCACCGCGCCCATCATCAAGCTGCTCATCTTCGGCGTTGTCACCATCCTGATGACCGGTGTGCTCGCGGTGTCCATCGCCAATATCGGCGGCGGCAGCGGGACGCAGTACTACGCGTTGTTCACCGACGCCACCTCGCTCAACAGCGGCGACGACGTCCGCATCGGCGGGGTCAAGGTGGGGCAGGTGACCAGCATCGAGGTGGTCGACCGCGACAAGGCGAAGGTCGGATTCACCGTCAACCGGGACGGCGGGCTGCCGGCGGACAGCGTCGTGAGCCTGAAGTTCCGCAACCTCATCGGCCAGCGGTACGTCTCGGTGAGCCAGGGCGACGATCCGAGCGCGGGCAAGCTCGAGGCGGGTGAGACGATCCCCGTCGACCAGACGCACCCGGCGCTGAACCTCACGCAGCTGTTCAACGGCTTCCGGCCGTTGTTCCAGACACTGCAGCCCGACGACGTCAACAAGCTCGCGTTCTCGATCATCCAGGTCTTCCAGGGGCAGGGGCAGACGGTGGGCGACCTGGTCGCGACCACGTCGACGCTGACCAACACGATCGCGGACAAGGACGCGGTCATCGGCAAGGTCATCGACAACCTCAACGCGGTGCTCGACACGGTGAACGAGCACGCGGAGGGCCTCGACCAGATGGTCGTCAACACCCGCAACCTCGTCGCCGGGCTCGCCGCGGACAGGGACGCGATCGGCGACGCCGTCTCCTCGCTGGCCGACCTCACGGATGCGACGACCGACCTGATCGAGCCGGCGCGGCCGTCGATCCAGGGGCTGATCTCCGGGACCAACCAGCTGGCGGCCGGGCTGAACGCGCAGGAAGACGACGTGGACAAGGTCCTGCAGACGCTGCCGAAGAAATACGAGGCGCTCAACCGGACGGCGATGTACGGCTCGTGGTTCCAGTTCTATCTGTGCGGCCTCGACATCGTGATGGGCCCCGGGCACTCGGACAACCTCGACCTGTCGAGCGTGTCGAATCTGCCCGCTGTCAATCAGGCGCTGTATACGAACATGGCGCCGCGCTGCCATGCGGGAGGTGACCGGTGA
- a CDS encoding MlaE family ABC transporter permease has translation MTIARERSMLGMRAKRAARVPVDVLDRAGDQMSFYGQVLVWIPRTVTRYRREVVRLLAEVSFGAGGLAVIAGTVGVIFMMSLFVGVVVGMAGYASLDQLGASVLTGFLSAYVNTRELAPLIAALGLSATVGCGFTAQLGAMRISEEIDALEVMAVPSVPFLVSTRVIAGFIAVIPLYIVGLLASYLASRQVNTWMNGQSPGSYDHYFNLFLSPIDVLWSFGKVLIFAFVLILIHCYYGYSASGGPAGVGVAVGRAVRTAIVIIAVLDFFLSLAIWGTTTTVRVGG, from the coding sequence ATGACGATCGCGCGTGAACGCAGCATGCTGGGGATGCGTGCCAAGCGGGCGGCCCGCGTTCCGGTCGACGTGCTCGACCGTGCCGGCGACCAGATGTCCTTCTACGGGCAGGTGCTGGTGTGGATACCCCGGACGGTGACGCGATACCGCCGTGAGGTGGTGCGTCTGCTGGCCGAGGTGTCCTTCGGAGCAGGCGGTCTCGCCGTCATCGCGGGCACCGTCGGCGTCATCTTCATGATGTCGCTGTTCGTGGGCGTCGTCGTGGGCATGGCGGGGTACGCCTCCCTCGACCAGCTCGGCGCCTCGGTGCTCACAGGTTTCCTCTCGGCGTATGTCAACACGCGCGAGCTCGCCCCGCTGATCGCCGCGCTCGGCCTTTCCGCCACGGTCGGTTGCGGTTTCACCGCGCAGCTCGGTGCCATGCGGATCTCCGAGGAGATCGACGCGCTCGAGGTGATGGCCGTACCGAGCGTGCCGTTCCTCGTGTCCACCCGCGTCATCGCGGGATTCATCGCGGTCATCCCGCTCTACATCGTGGGGCTCCTCGCGTCCTACCTGGCGTCCCGACAGGTGAACACGTGGATGAACGGTCAATCACCGGGCTCCTACGACCATTACTTCAATCTCTTCCTCTCGCCGATCGACGTCCTATGGTCGTTCGGCAAGGTGCTCATATTCGCCTTCGTCCTCATCCTCATCCACTGCTACTACGGCTATTCCGCGTCCGGCGGCCCCGCCGGCGTCGGCGTCGCGGTGGGCCGGGCGGTGCGCACCGCGATCGTGATCATCGCGGTCCTCGACTTCTTCCTGAGCCTCGCCATCTGGGGCACCACGACGACGGTCAGAGTGGGGGGCTAG